From one Bacteroidales bacterium genomic stretch:
- a CDS encoding FAD-dependent oxidoreductase codes for MYDVAVIGAGIAGIEAATRLSNMGHEVILVEKEKEPGGHVANWDRLFPFQRNAALLSGELVAAVEKTPVKILTGTSVADIQPDGRNFRIWLSDGQGVTASSVLLTTGFRLFDAHRKEEYGYGIYDNVITSSDLEKMFASGNPVTTSKGKEPKRVAFIHCVGSRDEKVNNRHCSKVCCATAVKQACEIKQMYPEAEVYCFYMDLRMFDRHFENMYLEAQTKYGVMFVRGRLSEAAESIDGQVTIKAEDTLMGKLLKISVDLVVLMSGMEAPDETEELARMLDITTGKDRFLNVGDEYLQSNYTRQKGVFVAGTCTGPKTIPETMADARGAAIAISEYLKSSPK; via the coding sequence ATGTATGATGTTGCCGTTATAGGTGCAGGTATTGCAGGGATAGAAGCCGCCACCCGGCTTTCTAACATGGGACATGAAGTAATACTTGTTGAGAAAGAAAAAGAACCGGGAGGCCATGTTGCCAACTGGGACCGGTTGTTCCCTTTTCAAAGAAACGCTGCGCTGCTTTCCGGAGAATTGGTCGCTGCTGTTGAAAAAACACCGGTAAAAATACTTACCGGAACCTCTGTGGCCGATATTCAGCCGGACGGACGGAATTTCCGCATCTGGTTGTCCGACGGACAGGGAGTCACAGCATCATCAGTGCTCCTGACTACAGGATTCCGGCTGTTCGATGCCCACCGAAAGGAAGAATACGGCTATGGCATCTATGATAATGTGATCACGTCTTCCGACCTCGAGAAAATGTTTGCATCCGGAAATCCGGTAACTACCAGCAAGGGAAAAGAGCCCAAACGTGTCGCGTTCATTCACTGTGTCGGTTCCCGTGACGAAAAGGTCAATAACCGCCATTGCTCCAAGGTCTGTTGTGCCACGGCCGTGAAACAGGCTTGTGAAATAAAACAGATGTACCCCGAAGCGGAAGTATACTGCTTCTACATGGACCTGCGCATGTTTGACCGTCATTTTGAAAATATGTACCTGGAAGCCCAGACCAAATACGGGGTAATGTTCGTCCGCGGACGCTTATCGGAAGCTGCCGAAAGTATTGACGGACAGGTCACCATCAAAGCGGAAGATACTTTAATGGGGAAATTATTAAAAATATCCGTCGACCTGGTGGTGTTGATGTCGGGTATGGAAGCGCCCGATGAAACAGAAGAACTGGCACGTATGCTGGATATTACCACCGGTAAAGACCGTTTCCTGAATGTAGGCGATGAATATTTGCAAAGCAACTATACCCGGCAGAAAGGGGTATTTGTTGCCGGGACATGCACAGGACCGAAAACTATTCCGGAAACAATGGCCGACGCCAGAGGAGCAGCTATTGCCATATCCGAATACCTGAAGTCTTCCCCAAAATAA
- a CDS encoding MBL fold metallo-hydrolase: MIEICAIASGSNGNCYYIGNEESAVLIDAGISCLRIMERMKQKNLNPEKIKAVFISHEHTDHIKGARVFCKKNGIRAYMTERTWQGSGISDRPGDVVFFDPGDTIEIDAFTVYTFLKKHDAAEPCSFRINYQHINVGVFTDIGEACENVSCHFRQCQALFLESNYDEDKLWTGRYPYYLKKRIASSHGHLSNLQALELLRAHHHPDLQMVLLSHLSEENNAPELALSTFQPFKEHFSIIATDRYASGKVYRIVGS; the protein is encoded by the coding sequence ATGATAGAGATATGTGCCATAGCATCGGGGAGTAACGGTAACTGTTACTATATCGGGAATGAAGAAAGTGCCGTCCTGATCGATGCCGGCATCAGTTGCCTGCGCATCATGGAGCGGATGAAACAGAAAAACCTGAACCCGGAAAAGATAAAGGCTGTTTTTATCTCACATGAACATACCGATCATATCAAAGGGGCAAGGGTATTCTGTAAAAAAAACGGCATCAGGGCATACATGACCGAAAGAACCTGGCAGGGGTCGGGCATCAGTGACCGCCCCGGGGATGTTGTTTTTTTCGATCCTGGCGATACCATAGAAATAGATGCATTTACGGTATATACCTTCCTGAAAAAGCATGATGCCGCCGAACCCTGTAGTTTCAGGATCAATTACCAACACATCAATGTGGGGGTTTTTACAGATATCGGTGAAGCCTGCGAAAATGTGTCCTGCCATTTCAGGCAATGCCAGGCCCTTTTCCTGGAGAGTAATTATGATGAAGATAAACTATGGACGGGACGATACCCTTATTACCTGAAAAAAAGGATCGCTTCTTCTCATGGACACCTGTCAAACCTACAGGCATTGGAACTATTGAGAGCACATCATCATCCCGATTTACAGATGGTATTACTTTCCCATCTTTCCGAGGAGAATAATGCTCCGGAACTGGCCCTCTCTACTTTTCAACCTTTTAAAGAACATTTTTCGATTATCGCAACGGACCGGTACGCTTCAGGGAAAGTATATCGTATTGTTGGTTCGTAG
- the folK gene encoding 2-amino-4-hydroxy-6-hydroxymethyldihydropteridine diphosphokinase — MKKSYLLLGSNIGDREAYLRRSISLLGANCGKVNRLSSIYESEPWGFDHPDWFLNQAVELLTLLDAHILLEKIQEIETALGRIRTSGDYEARTMDIDIIFYGKEQIHLPDLVVPHPHMAERMFVLQPLSDLIPDWVHPVLDRTIHVLKEECTDVLTVRKWD; from the coding sequence ATGAAAAAATCATATCTGTTGCTGGGAAGTAATATCGGAGACAGGGAAGCGTATTTGAGACGTAGTATATCCTTATTGGGGGCGAATTGCGGGAAGGTTAACCGGTTGTCTTCGATCTATGAAAGTGAACCGTGGGGATTCGATCACCCTGACTGGTTCCTGAATCAGGCTGTGGAATTGCTCACATTGCTGGATGCACATATATTACTTGAAAAGATCCAGGAAATAGAGACTGCATTGGGGCGAATCCGTACCTCTGGAGATTATGAAGCGCGGACCATGGATATCGATATTATTTTTTATGGTAAAGAACAGATCCATCTTCCGGATCTGGTAGTTCCCCATCCTCATATGGCTGAACGCATGTTTGTGTTACAACCTTTATCGGATCTGATACCGGATTGGGTACATCCTGTTTTAGACCGGACGATCCATGTTCTGAAGGAAGAATGTACTGATGTTTTGACGGTACGGAAATGGGATTGA
- a CDS encoding O-antigen ligase family protein has product MLREGINFILIVPLLLVAATVLIINQDMANPTVSAKYGWFGIALLVTILSVFFSFMMNRKVIRISVVDISVTVFCFWGIAHTYYLHDSFSLKLAVFILLWTLYAICRIVLVQRKSYSSILLFALIITGLLEATWGLGQLYGYCPSQHHLFKTTGSFYNSGPYAGYLSVVLPITLYYVLFDYSHIKGKFNFKKIFIYLRWGISLVTFVLILSVLPATMSRASWIAAFVACSFILSVYFIDKYKTQLYALTKNNWKKTLIGSAVVLLLLVGASLGFYHLKKDSADGRAFIWKNTISAIHHHPMGVGVGSFARYYGEEQKNYFASGNASEQEERVAGSPEYAFNEYMQIGMELGVIPLILFLSLLVYTLSGGYKSGNHAAIAGLSALLVFAFMSYPFNLLPFLIVLVLLIVLSIHRKDELKATRLSTAYCLTIVFCALVITSITVYQYYPIHQAYKQWSRVKMLNNMEVDQKQPVEYSKLLDLLGHESRFLFEYAQCLYRLERYDESNQILTKLAKISCDAMLYNVMGRNHQALKEYQQAEEAYKIASLLVPGRLYPYYLSAKLYDETGQEEKALSMARIVLTKKVKVESQAVDEMREEAKEIYDKYKSEE; this is encoded by the coding sequence ATGTTAAGAGAGGGTATAAATTTTATCCTTATTGTCCCGTTGTTGCTGGTAGCGGCAACCGTACTTATCATCAATCAAGATATGGCTAATCCGACCGTATCGGCAAAGTACGGCTGGTTCGGCATCGCACTTTTGGTAACGATATTATCCGTTTTTTTCAGTTTTATGATGAACAGGAAAGTCATCAGAATATCAGTTGTTGATATATCGGTTACTGTTTTTTGTTTCTGGGGGATAGCCCATACTTATTATTTACATGATTCGTTCTCACTGAAGTTAGCCGTCTTTATACTGCTTTGGACATTGTATGCTATTTGTCGGATTGTCCTTGTGCAACGAAAAAGTTACTCTTCCATCCTTTTATTCGCACTCATCATTACCGGACTGCTTGAAGCAACTTGGGGCCTGGGCCAGTTATATGGTTATTGTCCATCCCAGCACCATCTTTTCAAAACAACAGGCTCGTTTTATAATTCCGGCCCTTATGCAGGTTATTTATCGGTGGTATTACCCATCACCCTTTATTATGTGCTTTTTGATTATTCCCATATAAAGGGGAAATTTAATTTCAAAAAAATCTTTATATACCTGAGATGGGGCATTAGTCTGGTCACATTTGTCCTTATCCTGTCCGTTCTTCCGGCTACCATGAGCAGGGCTTCATGGATTGCAGCGTTTGTTGCCTGTTCGTTTATTTTGAGTGTATATTTTATAGATAAATACAAAACTCAACTATATGCTCTTACCAAGAATAATTGGAAAAAAACACTCATCGGATCGGCAGTCGTATTGTTGTTGCTTGTTGGCGCTTCCCTGGGTTTTTATCACCTGAAAAAGGATTCGGCTGACGGAAGGGCATTTATCTGGAAGAATACCATATCGGCCATACATCATCATCCTATGGGTGTGGGAGTCGGCAGTTTTGCCCGATATTACGGCGAGGAACAGAAGAATTACTTTGCATCGGGAAATGCCAGTGAGCAGGAAGAACGTGTGGCAGGATCGCCGGAATACGCTTTTAATGAATATATGCAAATAGGAATGGAGTTAGGGGTTATTCCCTTGATTCTTTTTCTCTCGCTTTTGGTTTATACCCTTTCCGGAGGCTACAAATCGGGAAACCATGCGGCCATAGCAGGCCTGTCAGCTCTACTTGTCTTTGCATTCATGTCGTATCCGTTTAATCTCCTGCCTTTTCTGATTGTTCTAGTACTTTTGATTGTACTTTCCATTCACAGGAAGGACGAACTTAAAGCGACCAGATTGTCAACGGCCTATTGCCTGACGATTGTTTTTTGCGCCTTGGTCATAACATCCATCACAGTTTATCAATATTATCCCATCCATCAGGCTTACAAACAATGGAGCCGGGTAAAAATGCTGAACAATATGGAGGTTGATCAGAAACAACCCGTAGAGTACAGTAAGTTACTGGATCTCCTTGGTCATGAAAGCCGATTCCTGTTTGAATATGCACAATGTTTATACCGCCTTGAACGATATGATGAAAGCAACCAGATTTTAACCAAACTGGCAAAAATCAGTTGCGATGCCATGCTATACAATGTAATGGGGCGTAACCATCAGGCATTAAAGGAATACCAACAAGCGGAAGAAGCATATAAAATCGCTTCGCTATTGGTTCCAGGACGCTTATACCCGTACTATCTGTCAGCCAAACTGTATGATGAAACAGGACAGGAAGAGAAAGCACTATCAATGGCCCGGATTGTACTGACTAAGAAAGTCAAGGTAGAGTCGCAGGCAGTTGATGAAATGCGCGAAGAAGCAAAAGAGATATACGATAAATATAAATCAGAAGAATGA
- a CDS encoding carbohydrate-binding protein, which yields MTKKDIYVIVGAVMIVFVFGWFTWRRYQSVNSRYSPEIERVLRLADDNRKELEKVLEHYSKNPADSLKLRAAEFLIINMPGKYSEYYDAPWNDVATVMLRWTSSSDKQSVLDTYQIGEPVIEDDVTYISAEYLINNIELAFMVWREMPWGKNIPFDVFCEEILPYRVKTEPLENWREKVLASFADFYKTFTKDTTTSVIEACNRVNDRLPRFRMDNDFPPMNYSQLMATTRSICDGMSALTVFVMRGLGIPVTYDFTPKYVEAKAGHSWNSVRDSAVHISFMGTQSNPGEPHQGTDFHIAKIYRYVYANQKNVTTDAVNIPPLLKDVNSMVDATAEYGKSADIRVPVLNGHLNKTGYAFLAILQGSEWHPVGWGVVTGDSIQFLSAGKNIYYLPVYYNNGVQSPASYPFMLNEDGSCRFFKPDTTDLTTPFNGPHVLSAAAPYTLKSVDFDKGGLGVSYYDTTPHTTGDTIYRTAGGDSDFQGVDIHPDQASIEYVALGEWMFYTVEVQDPGDYIVETEVAVNGETTIHFEVDGVAMKPVTYGSTGGYGSWRWILHSQTLALTEGTHKIKFCIDGDNFDYRNFRFTYQKEKKWKTKPFNGPHILSAAAPYTLKSVDFDKGGQGVSYYDTTPHTTGDSIYRTTGGDSDFQGVDIHSDQASIEYIALGEWLIYTLEVQDAGDYLISAEVACTSTSVCHIELNGINVTGPVSIPQTGGWTIWRWFDIQRSIRLSEGTHQIRFYFGTPVSMNLRNLKFTYQ from the coding sequence ATGACTAAAAAAGATATTTATGTTATAGTTGGAGCAGTAATGATTGTTTTTGTATTTGGTTGGTTTACATGGCGTCGTTACCAGTCAGTCAATTCCCGTTATTCCCCGGAAATTGAAAGAGTGTTACGGCTAGCAGATGATAACCGCAAGGAATTGGAAAAAGTATTGGAACATTATAGTAAAAATCCTGCAGATAGCCTAAAACTCCGTGCTGCTGAATTCCTGATTATTAATATGCCGGGCAAATACTCGGAGTATTATGATGCGCCATGGAACGATGTGGCTACGGTGATGCTGAGATGGACAAGTTCATCGGACAAACAATCGGTATTAGATACCTATCAGATAGGCGAGCCGGTAATAGAAGATGACGTAACGTATATTTCTGCGGAATACCTGATCAACAACATTGAACTTGCCTTTATGGTGTGGCGGGAAATGCCGTGGGGAAAAAATATCCCGTTCGATGTTTTCTGCGAGGAAATATTGCCATATCGCGTGAAAACTGAGCCATTGGAAAACTGGCGTGAAAAAGTGCTTGCCAGTTTTGCAGATTTTTACAAAACATTTACCAAAGACACGACCACCTCTGTTATTGAGGCTTGTAACAGGGTGAATGACCGCCTGCCCCGCTTTAGGATGGATAATGATTTTCCACCCATGAATTATTCTCAATTGATGGCTACCACGCGAAGTATCTGTGATGGAATGTCTGCCTTGACAGTTTTTGTGATGCGCGGTCTGGGTATTCCCGTCACTTATGATTTTACACCCAAATATGTCGAAGCCAAGGCGGGCCATTCGTGGAACAGTGTGCGCGACAGCGCTGTTCATATATCTTTTATGGGAACACAGTCAAATCCCGGTGAACCGCATCAGGGTACGGATTTCCATATTGCTAAAATATATCGCTATGTATATGCCAATCAGAAGAATGTAACCACAGATGCTGTAAACATTCCACCCTTGTTGAAGGATGTGAACAGCATGGTTGATGCAACCGCTGAATATGGAAAAAGTGCAGATATACGGGTACCTGTACTGAACGGTCATTTGAACAAAACAGGATATGCTTTTCTGGCTATCCTTCAAGGAAGTGAATGGCATCCTGTTGGCTGGGGTGTTGTTACCGGCGATTCCATTCAATTTCTATCCGCAGGTAAAAACATTTATTATCTTCCTGTTTATTACAACAATGGCGTACAATCACCGGCTTCGTACCCTTTTATGCTAAACGAAGACGGCAGTTGCAGATTCTTCAAGCCGGATACAACGGATTTAACAACACCTTTCAATGGTCCTCATGTTCTCTCTGCTGCCGCTCCCTATACGCTGAAAAGTGTGGATTTCGACAAGGGCGGCCTGGGTGTTTCCTATTACGATACGACACCGCATACCACAGGCGACACTATTTACCGGACCGCCGGCGGCGATAGCGATTTTCAGGGCGTTGATATTCATCCCGATCAGGCAAGCATCGAATACGTCGCCTTAGGCGAATGGATGTTCTATACCGTTGAAGTGCAGGATCCGGGGGATTATATTGTTGAGACGGAAGTGGCCGTAAATGGGGAAACCACCATTCATTTTGAAGTGGACGGCGTTGCTATGAAGCCGGTTACTTATGGATCTACCGGTGGTTATGGCTCATGGCGATGGATTCTTCATTCCCAGACTCTTGCGTTAACTGAAGGTACGCATAAGATAAAATTCTGTATTGATGGTGACAATTTTGATTACAGGAATTTCAGATTCACATATCAGAAAGAAAAAAAGTGGAAAACCAAGCCATTTAACGGACCACATATCCTCTCTGCCGCCGCACCCTACACGCTGAAAAGTGTGGACTTCGACAAAGGCGGTCAGGGTGTTTCCTATTACGATACAACACCTCATACTACCGGTGACTCTATTTACCGGACTACCGGTGGCGATAGCGATTTTCAGGGCGTTGATATTCATTCCGATCAGGCAAGCATCGAATACATCGCCTTAGGCGAATGGTTGATATATACGCTGGAAGTACAAGATGCAGGGGATTATCTCATATCGGCAGAAGTGGCGTGTACTAGCACAAGCGTTTGCCATATCGAATTGAATGGTATTAATGTAACCGGTCCGGTATCCATACCACAAACAGGGGGATGGACTATCTGGAGATGGTTTGATATACAGCGTTCGATTAGGCTTAGTGAAGGTACGCATCAGATAAGATTCTATTTTGGTACGCCTGTCTCTATGAATCTGAGAAACCTGAAATTCACGTATCAATAA
- a CDS encoding 4Fe-4S dicluster domain-containing protein, translating into MRERFIYDPFVLPFMAGFIYILIYLFAGIIKTVKELPYEDRKKLGKSIFSRKIFVSIKEIFIECLIHRKIWKRNPVLGYMHMSIAFGWFMLIILGHLEVQLYCPDRVKLPYFPIFFRYFMMETETTLKGSLLFFLMDFFLLMVLTGIGLAIYKRINSRLMGMRRTTKLKIGDSIAVYTLWAIFPLRLLAESFTSGISGGSFLTRGFGLVFESFVHNEALIRPMWWAYSIALGAFFFALPFSRFMHIPTEILLIVLRNAGIKSRKTNAGYGNIELYSCSRCGICIDACQMSSAAHLDRKTTVYFMRMLRDEKGNIEEAAQQCLMCGRCVDACPVGIDSCRLKQNVRRSGSFHSPQQYQYIPPAETIRTDVLYFAGCMSHVTPGIEKAMRTIFEKAGVNYRMMDEGGGICCGRPVMLLGQEESAAVLIRKNTDIILQSNAKLLVTSCPICFKVFNEEYDLPIPVMHHTQYIEQLLDTGKISVNHTGLSVVYHDPCDLGRNSGGIYQPPRQVLYQVAYVMGNPNEREKSLCCGASVGNAVLTNDQRRKIARDALEKLTEEHPDILVTACPLCKKTFAGAGTQQVEDIAQIVVKAMDQ; encoded by the coding sequence ATGCGCGAACGTTTTATATATGATCCTTTTGTCCTGCCTTTCATGGCCGGATTTATCTATATCCTGATCTATCTTTTTGCAGGAATCATCAAAACCGTCAAAGAACTGCCTTACGAAGACCGGAAAAAGCTAGGGAAAAGCATTTTCAGTCGTAAGATATTTGTTTCCATTAAAGAGATCTTCATCGAATGCCTGATCCACAGAAAAATATGGAAAAGGAACCCCGTTCTGGGTTACATGCACATGAGCATTGCTTTCGGGTGGTTCATGCTGATCATACTGGGGCATCTTGAAGTTCAGTTATATTGTCCGGACAGGGTCAAACTGCCTTATTTCCCGATCTTCTTCCGTTATTTCATGATGGAAACCGAAACCACGCTCAAGGGATCGCTGTTGTTCTTCCTCATGGACTTTTTCCTTCTAATGGTGCTCACAGGGATTGGTTTAGCGATCTACAAACGTATCAATTCACGTTTGATGGGTATGCGGCGTACCACCAAGTTGAAAATCGGGGATTCGATAGCGGTTTACACCCTTTGGGCCATCTTTCCATTACGCCTGCTGGCCGAAAGCTTTACCTCCGGCATCAGTGGCGGCAGCTTCCTTACCCGTGGATTTGGACTGGTCTTTGAATCATTCGTCCATAACGAAGCCCTGATCCGGCCGATGTGGTGGGCTTATTCCATTGCCTTAGGCGCTTTTTTCTTTGCACTGCCCTTTTCACGTTTCATGCATATCCCTACTGAAATACTGCTCATCGTATTACGGAATGCCGGCATCAAGAGTAGAAAGACCAATGCGGGATATGGCAATATCGAGTTATATTCCTGTTCCCGTTGCGGTATCTGTATCGATGCCTGCCAGATGTCTTCAGCAGCACACCTCGACAGGAAAACAACCGTCTACTTCATGCGTATGCTTCGGGATGAAAAAGGGAATATTGAAGAGGCGGCACAGCAATGCCTGATGTGCGGACGTTGTGTAGATGCCTGTCCTGTGGGTATCGATTCATGCCGTCTGAAGCAGAATGTCCGCCGTTCCGGTTCTTTCCACAGTCCGCAACAATACCAATATATTCCTCCGGCCGAAACCATCCGGACCGATGTGTTGTACTTTGCCGGTTGCATGAGTCATGTTACTCCCGGCATAGAAAAGGCCATGCGTACCATTTTTGAAAAAGCAGGCGTCAATTACCGGATGATGGATGAAGGAGGCGGTATCTGCTGCGGCCGTCCGGTCATGCTACTGGGACAGGAAGAGTCAGCAGCGGTATTGATCCGGAAGAATACGGACATCATCCTGCAATCCAATGCTAAACTACTGGTGACATCGTGCCCTATCTGCTTCAAAGTGTTCAATGAGGAATATGACCTGCCGATACCGGTGATGCACCACACCCAGTATATCGAACAATTACTCGATACGGGAAAAATCTCCGTCAATCATACCGGTCTATCGGTCGTATACCACGACCCCTGTGACCTGGGCCGTAATTCGGGAGGTATCTACCAGCCGCCACGACAGGTATTGTACCAGGTCGCTTATGTGATGGGTAATCCTAATGAGCGGGAAAAATCGCTTTGTTGCGGGGCAAGCGTAGGTAACGCGGTACTGACGAACGACCAACGCAGGAAAATAGCCCGGGACGCACTGGAAAAACTGACTGAAGAACATCCTGATATATTGGTAACCGCCTGTCCGTTATGCAAAAAGACATTTGCAGGAGCAGGAACACAACAGGTGGAAGACATCGCCCAGATCGTGGTAAAAGCAATGGACCAATAG
- a CDS encoding 6-bladed beta-propeller — protein sequence MKKVFILLIVVCLTMCKQKQQIDEAIFVDMDQPDKASLFDYFSSIEIIPLETLPDVLIAGVGKMIVHQDMYYTLDPTQSIISVFDQTGKFLFKIDKKGKGPGEYLFIRDFNINPFSGNLELLEPEGRVHIYDLSGNHIDTKRVNYPDFRVVHHFAALNDHTYVFYTMFEPKKIIYFNFDKEELLHEEFEETRHLGAFATKNFYQYQDNWYFFRPVHPVVYKIGEERLEAAFQFDFGTYTQEGTTAIFSEEAEKFFPKKIEELFGQFPYLIQAVRHNSKYVFASLSWKDPDRRANIIYDKSTGQSKFILDFTEQVIFNSYRGEEIIVTDEYVLMPVQWVDLEKRITKDMLDDRQKKVFEKLLQAEMEQNPILIKYWFR from the coding sequence ATGAAGAAAGTATTTATACTGTTGATTGTGGTATGCTTGACCATGTGTAAACAAAAACAACAAATTGATGAGGCTATTTTTGTTGATATGGATCAACCGGATAAAGCCTCCCTTTTTGATTATTTCAGTTCCATTGAAATCATTCCATTGGAAACTTTGCCTGACGTTCTTATTGCAGGTGTAGGTAAAATGATCGTTCATCAGGATATGTATTATACATTGGATCCAACGCAAAGTATTATCTCCGTGTTTGATCAGACAGGAAAATTTCTTTTTAAGATAGATAAAAAGGGGAAAGGCCCCGGAGAATATTTATTTATTAGGGATTTCAATATCAACCCTTTTTCGGGTAACCTTGAGCTACTCGAACCTGAGGGCAGAGTGCATATTTACGATTTATCGGGTAACCATATCGATACAAAACGGGTTAACTATCCTGATTTTCGCGTCGTACACCATTTTGCTGCTTTAAATGATCATACGTATGTGTTTTATACTATGTTTGAACCTAAAAAAATCATCTATTTTAACTTTGATAAGGAAGAGTTGCTGCATGAAGAATTTGAGGAAACTAGGCATCTTGGTGCTTTTGCTACCAAAAATTTTTATCAGTACCAGGATAACTGGTATTTTTTCAGGCCTGTTCACCCTGTTGTATATAAAATAGGGGAGGAACGGCTTGAAGCTGCTTTTCAATTCGATTTCGGAACATACACGCAGGAAGGTACAACAGCCATTTTCTCGGAAGAAGCAGAAAAATTTTTCCCTAAAAAAATAGAAGAGTTGTTTGGCCAGTTTCCTTACTTGATACAAGCGGTGAGACATAACAGTAAATATGTATTTGCGTCACTTTCATGGAAGGATCCAGACCGCAGGGCGAATATCATATATGACAAATCTACCGGGCAATCAAAATTTATCCTTGATTTTACCGAACAGGTTATATTTAACTCGTATCGTGGAGAAGAAATAATTGTTACCGATGAATACGTTTTGATGCCTGTTCAGTGGGTTGATCTAGAAAAACGTATTACAAAAGATATGCTGGATGATAGACAAAAAAAGGTTTTTGAAAAATTGTTACAAGCTGAAATGGAACAAAATCCAATATTGATCAAATACTGGTTCAGATGA
- a CDS encoding 4Fe-4S dicluster domain-containing protein: protein MKPDFGYSINQSQKIDLDQTPKDVAAFVLRFEPSFAICIGCGTCMATCSAGHFTHFNLRMAQLMVMRGQIKKIHEDIEKCMLCGKCQMLCPRGVNTRNVVLAIHRFTHPLSRT, encoded by the coding sequence ATGAAACCGGATTTCGGATATAGCATCAACCAAAGCCAGAAAATTGACCTGGACCAGACACCAAAGGATGTGGCTGCTTTCGTGCTTCGCTTTGAGCCATCCTTCGCCATATGTATCGGATGTGGAACCTGCATGGCCACCTGTTCTGCGGGCCATTTCACTCATTTTAACCTGCGGATGGCACAACTGATGGTCATGCGTGGCCAGATCAAAAAAATCCACGAAGATATTGAAAAGTGCATGCTTTGCGGCAAATGCCAGATGCTTTGTCCGAGAGGCGTCAACACCCGCAATGTAGTACTGGCCATCCATCGATTCACCCATCCCCTATCCCGAACATAA
- the lepB gene encoding signal peptidase I yields the protein MLIIILGILLAIGLRVFVFAVFTIPTPSMQPSIEHGDRIVVNKLIPGPRLISNLFSLRDGATPIYTRLPGWRGIKRNDVLIFNYPYSDWQYLDLDRNIFYAKRCVAIPKDTFYIENGIYKVKGVADTLGHYPSQKQFYNIPSEQLDPNIYNCFPFDERYGWNIKSFGPLYVPAKGDTLAVHVNTLVLYKNLIIYETKKNISIDNDKVLLGDSVINYYVFGKNYYFMAGDLVYDSQDSRYWGLLPEDHIIGKVSFIYKSVDPYTGKNRWSRFFKTVK from the coding sequence TTGCTCATTATTATTTTGGGTATACTGCTGGCTATTGGGTTACGAGTGTTTGTTTTTGCTGTCTTTACCATCCCTACTCCTTCCATGCAACCATCTATCGAACATGGCGACCGCATTGTTGTCAACAAACTCATTCCGGGTCCCCGCCTTATATCCAACCTTTTCTCATTGAGAGATGGCGCCACCCCCATATATACACGTCTTCCGGGATGGAGAGGGATAAAACGCAACGATGTGCTGATATTCAATTATCCGTACTCAGACTGGCAATATCTGGATTTAGACAGAAACATATTCTATGCTAAACGATGCGTAGCCATACCTAAAGATACCTTTTATATAGAAAACGGCATTTATAAGGTAAAGGGAGTAGCGGATACTCTCGGTCATTATCCAAGTCAAAAACAGTTTTATAATATTCCGTCTGAGCAGCTTGATCCGAATATTTACAATTGTTTTCCTTTTGATGAACGCTACGGATGGAACATAAAGTCCTTTGGGCCACTCTATGTACCGGCAAAAGGAGATACACTTGCCGTTCATGTTAATACCCTTGTCCTGTATAAAAACCTGATTATTTATGAAACAAAGAAAAATATTTCTATTGATAATGATAAGGTTTTGTTAGGCGACAGTGTCATTAATTATTATGTATTCGGTAAAAACTACTATTTTATGGCAGGTGACCTTGTTTATGATTCGCAGGACTCCCGATACTGGGGATTACTTCCCGAAGACCATATCATAGGCAAAGTGTCGTTCATCTATAAATCCGTCGATCCTTATACCGGGAAAAACAGGTGGAGCCGTTTCTTCAAAACAGTGAAATGA